A window of the Lactuca sativa cultivar Salinas chromosome 5, Lsat_Salinas_v11, whole genome shotgun sequence genome harbors these coding sequences:
- the LOC111912477 gene encoding uncharacterized protein LOC111912477 translates to MTPMERRLLNASSGGSLPDKTPTEIRNQTKNMDKDSKHSSHDEEWYTDAPRGVKEVQTPQIEAQLSELTKLVMMLAKGKGVKPTPCPCGICTQVGHPTDMCPQLQEEDYEEAKAMGGFFGSNQRGYEQPLGDQRWSNNQGWGGNQQGNYQPSQSHQYQQRPPFPPQNFQPRQPQHPPQQSGSSSMSLEDIVKSLATSTQAFQQETKASIKNLEKQVSQLATSVSKLESQGKLHAQTETNPRHNVCAITLRGGKSYDDPKVSVDQKEEEIVVEEATKEMKEEEKTIKKKPFITESKATPAPFPERSKSTKKEREESKIMQMFKRVQINIPLLEAIKQVPRYARFLKDLCVSKKKLKGNQVVTVGEHVSAVLQKRMPPKCNDPGTLSKTGVIIQLADRSLVHPKGVLEDVLLQVDELIFPADFYVLDMGDDDSPSSSSILLGRPFLKTSKTKIDVYNGTLSMEFDGEVINFNVHEEKKVPSDVQSVNFVNMIQPLAEKSLNSTNNDFMELVLSQKLDRYKAKELAKECGINEEVLEILKFKDDKHMWIDGREVKPPTTKAKFLPPVEQAQDSRAKTPPDPIKLIHVEKESTQPVINSNKLSKKEESELITLLNKYQKRTTWTISDIKGLSPFWFVRKKKSKGRLKVQLKEVARRLMCWRGPHI, encoded by the exons ATGACTCCAATGGAAAGAAGGCTTCTTAATGCCTCCAGCGGCGGATCTTTACCTGACAAGACTCCTACTGAAATCCGCAATCAAACCAAGAACATGGATAAAGATTCCAAACATTCAAGtcatgatgaagaatggtacacggATGCACCCCGAGGTGTAAAGGAAGTTCAAACTCCTCAGATTGAAGCTCAATTGTCTGAACTCACAAAATTAGTAATGATGTTGGCCAAAGGCAAAGGTGTGAAGCCCACACCCTGCCCATGCGGTATTTGCACTCAAGTGGGGCATCCAACCGACATGTGCCCTCAACTTCAAGAGGAAGATTATGAAGAAGCAAAAGCCATGGGAGGTTTTTTTGGGTCTAATCAAAGGGGATATGAGCAGCCACTGGGTGATCAAAGATGGAGTAACAATCAAGGTTGGGGAGGAAATCAACAAGGAAATTATCAACCAAGTCAATCACATCAATACCAACAAAGACCACCTTTTCCACCACAAAACTTTCAACCAAGGCAACCACAACACCCTCCTCAACAATCAGGTTCATCAagtatgtccttagaggacatagTGAAGAGTTTGGCAACTAGTACACAAGCTTTCCAACAAGAGACAAAAGCAAGCATAAAGAACTTAGAGAAACAAGTTTCACAGCTTGCTACTTCCGTAAGCAAATTAGAATCTCAAGGAAAGTTACATGCACAAACTGAAACAAACCCAAGGCACAATGTGTGTGCCATCACATTGAGAGGAGGAAAGAGCTATGATGATCCAAAAGTGTCGGTTGATCAAAAGGAAGAAGAAATAGTGGTCGAAGAGGCAACCAAAGAAATGAAGGAGGAAGAGAAAACAATAAAAAAGAAGCCCTTCATCACCGAGTCTAAAGCCACACCTGCTCCATTTCCCGAAAGATCAAAGAGCACAAAGAAAGAACGGGAGGAGAGTAAGATCATGcaaatgttcaagagagttcaaatCAACATTCCACTCCTCGAGGCCATCAAGCAGGTACCTAGATATGCAAGGTTCCTTAAGGATCTTTGTGTatctaaaaagaaattaaaaggaaaTCAAGTTGTAACAGTTGGGGAACATGTATCCGCGGTTTTGCAAAAGAGGATGCCCCCGAAGTGCAACGATCCTG GAACATTGAGCAAAACCGGTGtgatcatccaacttgccgacCGGTCTTTGGTACATCCAAAAGGTGTATTGGAGGACGTGTTACTGCAAGTTGATGAACTCATTTTCCCGGCCGATTTTTATGTCTTAGATATGGGAGATGATGACTCTCCAAGTTCAAGTTCCATACTTTTGGGTAGACCTTTTCTTAAAACTTCTAAAACAAAAATTGATGTCTACAACGGAACTTTAAGTATGGAATTTGATGGTGAAGTTATCAACTTCAATGTTCATGAAGAAAAAAAGGTTCCTTCTGATGTTCAATCTGTTAATTTTGTGAATATGATCCAACCATTGGCTGAAAAGAGCTTAAACTCGACTAACAATGATTTTATGGAGTTAGTCTTGTCACAAAAATTAGACAGGTACAAAGCCAAAGAACTTGCAAAGGAGTGCGGTATAAACGAGGAGGTGCTAGAGATTTTGAAATTCAAGGATGATAAGCACATGTGGATTGATGGAAGAGAAGTAAAGCCACCTACCACCAAAGCCAAATTCCTTCCACCGGTGGAACAAGCACAAGATTCGAGAGCAAAAACTCCACCGGACCCTATAAAGCTAATACATGTCGAGAAGGAGAGCACTCAACCGGTCATCAACTCAAATAAACTATCGAAGAAGGAAGAGAGTGAGTTGATAACCCTGCTAAATAAATACCAAAAAAGGACTACGTGGACAATCTCCGATATTAAGGGTTTAAGTCCTTTTTGGTTTGTTCGCAAAAAGAAATCCAAAGGAAGGTTGAAGGTTCAGTTGAAGGAGGTGGCAAGAAGATTGATGTGTTGGAGAGGCCCACATATTTAG